The proteins below come from a single Rosa rugosa chromosome 2, drRosRugo1.1, whole genome shotgun sequence genomic window:
- the LOC133731351 gene encoding uncharacterized protein LOC133731351 gives MDGAEEGYEAWWAEVSVNCWRQQHDELFAAIFGELRYPYPADVDLLARVPEDAAQVPPPAAESAPRPARAPRQAQAGIVIREPPQEGNAPSSGSRAANTSQATGQTGKQKAIAALSARKRSRSDPRADLWAEDEPIADRPVRHRSSRHTEEGSSAAGEGPSASQAQTPTIVNNSPPPAGAASNAQLASVPVQIIDDSSPEAEDRVPPPDAPHEEPSDIPVLEQIAPDSIPVPSEANPEAMPAVVEHEPPAEENPNAFNTEDAEAEAVEAEAAEPALSMVGQEPPPPAPQVTEAGGLGNLPEPMPEAAPVAEPPEVELGFIDRDNRVELFSQPVY, from the exons ATGGATGGGGCTGAGGAAGGATACGAGgcatggtgggcagaagtttctgttaactgctggaggcaacagCATGATGAGTTATTCGCTGCCATTTTCGGGGAACTGCGATACCCCTACCCTGCCGACGTTGATCTACTTGCCCGCGTCCCTGAAGATGCTGCACAAGTTCCTCCTCCTGCTGCCGAgtcggctccgcgacccgcgcgagccccacgtcaggcccagGCTGGTATCGTGATCCGCGAACCCCCTCAAGAG GGAAACGCGCCATCCTCTGGCAGTCGCGCGGCCAACACTTCCCAAGCCACTGGCCAGactgggaaacaaaaggca ATCGCTGCCCTCTCGGCTCGGAAACGCAGTCGCTCGGATCCTCGAGCTGACCtgtgggcagaagatgaaccaatcgctgaccgacCG GTTCGCCATAGGTCCTCGAGACACactgaagaaggatcttcagcTGCTGGTGAAGGCCCATCTGCTTCCCAAGCCCAAACGCCAACTATTGTGAACAACTCTCCACCTCCTGCGGGCGCTGCCAGTAATGCACAGTTGGCCTCGGTCCCAGTGCAGATTATAGATGATAGCTCGCCTGAGGCCGAAGACAGAGTACCGCCACCGGATGCACCTCATGAGGAACCAAGCGATATACCTGTCCTGGAGCAGATAGCGCCTGACTCAATTCCTGTTCCCAGCGAAGCTAACCCAGAGGCAATGCCAGCGGTCGTCGAGCATGAGCCCCCAGCCGAGGAG AATCCAAACGCTTTCAACACTGAGGACGCTGAAGCTGAAGCTGTAGAGGCAGAAGCTGCTGAGCCCGCTCTTAGTATGGTTGGTCAGGAACCTCctccccctgccccccaagttACTGAAGCCGGAGGATTGGGAAATCTTCCTGAACCAATGCCAGAGGCAGCACCTGTCGCTGAACCTCCTGAG gttgagcttgggttcattgACAGGGATAAccgtgttgaactgtttagccaacCTGTCTACTAA